A portion of the Corynebacterium occultum genome contains these proteins:
- the ssd gene encoding septum site-determining protein Ssd, whose translation MSPAQTPILVAISNPVLHPEAIHIAAATGRKIIDTTEPAEIIRHYRRVDAVLIDADTVSGLGELPRRRHVYFLVADSGPVDWRLALGCHADNALVIPAQAAELLGALGREKHSAEGQGKVLGITGSAGGAGASTLAVALARQARRVGEVALIDADPRAGGLDLLLGLEDVSGARWQDLSFGEGAIAVGELRAALPTSRDGITLLTGARATIADPYELSGSELISALESLRSGPELTVVDLPVGREVTEAAVEHCDRVLLLVPAEVRPVAAAAQQVARWRSRQVEVELILRHRGWSGLGVPEVENITRAEVIAELGTISRLSKQTEMQGLPENLPRPLLLAAQAGLAAVEVLNREQLRR comes from the coding sequence ATGAGTCCAGCGCAAACCCCCATTCTGGTGGCGATCAGTAATCCGGTGCTTCATCCCGAAGCCATCCATATTGCGGCCGCCACCGGCCGAAAGATCATCGACACCACCGAGCCCGCGGAAATCATCCGCCACTACCGGAGGGTGGATGCGGTCCTCATCGATGCCGACACCGTCAGCGGACTGGGGGAACTGCCCCGCCGTCGCCATGTCTATTTCCTGGTCGCTGATTCTGGTCCCGTGGATTGGCGGCTGGCCCTGGGATGTCACGCCGATAACGCCCTGGTCATTCCGGCGCAGGCCGCGGAACTCCTGGGCGCTCTGGGCCGGGAGAAACACTCCGCTGAAGGTCAGGGGAAGGTTCTGGGCATCACGGGTTCCGCCGGTGGAGCGGGGGCCAGTACCCTGGCGGTGGCGCTGGCCAGGCAGGCCCGCCGCGTGGGTGAAGTGGCTTTAATTGATGCTGATCCCCGGGCAGGTGGCCTGGACCTGCTCCTGGGTCTGGAGGATGTCAGCGGGGCCCGCTGGCAGGACCTGAGCTTCGGGGAAGGGGCGATCGCGGTCGGGGAACTCCGCGCCGCACTGCCCACCTCCCGGGACGGGATCACCCTGCTCACCGGAGCCCGCGCCACCATCGCAGACCCCTATGAACTCAGCGGCAGTGAACTCATCTCCGCCCTGGAGAGCCTGCGTTCCGGTCCGGAACTGACGGTGGTTGACCTGCCCGTCGGCAGGGAGGTCACCGAAGCTGCGGTGGAGCACTGTGACCGGGTGCTGCTGCTGGTGCCCGCCGAGGTTCGTCCGGTGGCGGCCGCTGCCCAGCAGGTTGCCCGCTGGCGGTCACGCCAGGTGGAGGTGGAGCTGATCCTGCGACACCGCGGTTGGTCCGGGCTGGGGGTCCCTGAGGTGGAGAACATCACCCGGGCGGAGGTCATTGCCGAGTTGGGAACCATCTCTCGGCTGTCCAAGCAGACCGAGATGCAGGGACTTCCGGAGAATCTTCCCCGGCCACTGCTGTTGGCCGCCCAGGCCGGACTGGCGGCGGTCGAGGTGCTCAACCGAGAGCAGCTGCGCCGATGA
- a CDS encoding type II secretion system F family protein, whose product MIAVFLLGLGLVLPLPGPDLRLRTFTRGLGQMIPGNTGSRSPGVVFILSLAVVILSFLLIGEPTVALTAGVIIGTATWSLRQLRAGQRSRRRSAATAVFLGHLLGELRAGSSIPQAISAAADSVPENAPPEFRSAVEVTAARTRSGGSGPDVLHDARATVPELGELAQMWRTAEHHGIPLAPLIGEAQQRLDARTRHRAATNAALQGPQATAVVLTLLPLAGVGMGSAMGADPLGLLFGGGLGGILLLLGVALSCSGFLWSRQIIMGAAT is encoded by the coding sequence GTGATCGCCGTATTCCTCCTCGGCCTGGGGCTGGTTCTCCCACTGCCCGGCCCGGATCTCCGGCTCCGGACCTTCACCCGGGGTCTGGGCCAGATGATCCCCGGTAATACCGGCAGCCGCTCCCCAGGCGTGGTGTTCATCCTGAGTCTGGCCGTGGTGATCCTGAGCTTCCTGTTGATCGGGGAACCCACCGTGGCCCTGACAGCTGGTGTCATCATCGGCACCGCCACCTGGAGCCTGCGACAACTCAGGGCAGGGCAGCGCAGCCGCCGACGCAGTGCCGCCACCGCCGTATTCCTCGGTCATCTGCTGGGTGAACTACGCGCCGGTTCCAGCATCCCCCAGGCCATCTCAGCGGCAGCCGACTCAGTCCCCGAAAACGCACCCCCGGAATTCCGGTCCGCAGTCGAGGTGACCGCAGCCCGGACCCGCTCCGGGGGCTCCGGCCCCGATGTCCTGCATGACGCCCGCGCCACCGTCCCGGAACTCGGGGAACTGGCACAGATGTGGCGCACCGCCGAACATCATGGCATCCCCCTGGCACCCCTGATCGGAGAAGCACAACAACGCCTGGATGCCAGAACCCGGCACCGTGCCGCCACCAACGCCGCCCTGCAGGGCCCCCAGGCTACCGCGGTGGTGCTGACCCTGCTGCCCCTCGCCGGGGTGGGCATGGGCAGTGCCATGGGGGCGGACCCCCTGGGACTGCTCTTCGGGGGCGGGTTGGGAGGCATCCTCCTCCTGCTCGGGGTTGCTCTGAGCTGCAGTGGTTTCCTCTGGTCCCGACAGATCATCATGGGGGCAGCGACATGA
- a CDS encoding TadA family conjugal transfer-associated ATPase encodes MNRVEELLEKVQRRMVAESIGGDAAETARLVRAEAGAISDVDVLEVLRKLRHDSTGVGKLEQLLMINGVTDIVVNGREQVWFDRGRGMEKSELIFDSEVEVRRLATRLVVACGGRLDDAQPFADGRLHRSDGSQIRVHALLSPPAEGGTCLSLRILRQAVTTLPQLVSGGTLSEEMAQLLRAMVHARQAFLVVGGTGSGKTTLLSALLAEVPEQERILCIEDTAELQPLHPHVVSLVSRGSNIEGSGGISLAELLRQALRMRPDRIVVGEIRGGEVVDLLAALNTGHDGGAGTVHANSLHEVPARMEALAALGGLDAPALHSQLSAAVKVVLVMRRTAVGRQLHQVGVLRGNPVESVVIWDLDNGPSPEFQDFRRQVGL; translated from the coding sequence ATGAACCGGGTTGAGGAGCTGCTGGAGAAAGTCCAACGTCGGATGGTGGCTGAATCCATCGGTGGGGATGCCGCCGAAACGGCCCGACTGGTCCGTGCGGAGGCCGGAGCGATCAGTGATGTCGATGTGCTGGAGGTTCTGCGCAAACTCCGTCATGACTCCACCGGGGTGGGAAAGCTGGAACAACTGCTGATGATCAACGGTGTCACCGACATCGTGGTCAATGGCCGGGAACAGGTCTGGTTTGACCGGGGTCGGGGAATGGAGAAATCCGAGCTCATCTTCGACTCCGAGGTCGAGGTCCGGCGGCTGGCCACCCGACTGGTGGTGGCCTGCGGTGGACGACTCGATGATGCCCAACCCTTCGCCGATGGCAGGTTGCACCGCTCCGATGGCAGCCAGATCCGGGTCCATGCCCTGCTCAGTCCGCCCGCAGAAGGTGGCACCTGTCTGAGCCTGCGGATCCTACGACAGGCAGTGACCACCCTGCCCCAACTGGTGTCCGGGGGAACCCTGAGCGAGGAAATGGCCCAGCTGCTGCGCGCCATGGTGCACGCACGGCAGGCATTCCTGGTGGTCGGTGGCACCGGCTCCGGAAAAACCACCCTGCTCTCTGCGTTGCTGGCGGAAGTCCCGGAGCAGGAAAGGATCCTGTGCATCGAGGACACCGCTGAACTGCAGCCCCTGCATCCCCATGTGGTCTCCCTGGTTAGCCGGGGCAGCAACATAGAAGGCAGCGGTGGGATCAGCCTCGCCGAATTGCTGCGCCAGGCCCTGCGGATGCGTCCCGACCGGATCGTGGTCGGGGAGATCCGGGGTGGGGAGGTGGTGGATCTGCTCGCCGCCCTCAACACCGGACATGATGGCGGCGCCGGTACCGTGCATGCCAACTCACTGCATGAGGTCCCCGCCCGGATGGAGGCCCTCGCCGCCCTGGGTGGGTTGGATGCCCCGGCCCTGCACTCCCAGCTCTCCGCCGCGGTGAAGGTGGTCCTGGTGATGCGGCGTACCGCGGTCGGCAGGCAGCTCCACCAGGTGGGGGTCCTGCGGGGAAACCCGGTGGAGAGCGTCGTCATCTGGGACCTGGATAATGGGCCCTCCCCGGAATTCCAGGATTTCCGCAGGCAGGTGGGACTGTGA